The following proteins are encoded in a genomic region of Spirochaetaceae bacterium:
- a CDS encoding histidine phosphatase family protein, whose amino-acid sequence MSRTLYLLRHAKAGSAAAGRRDHDRELTGRGRREAAALGARYAGGGDLPDLVVTSTAARAVQTAELWAQAAGLPATVIVRRDGIYLAEAEAVLRLVHGLDEALQRVLLVGHNPTFSELATGLSRRFIALPTCAMAVLSVVGAWADAGAASARLLRIDRGR is encoded by the coding sequence ATGTCCAGAACGTTGTATCTGCTGCGTCACGCCAAGGCGGGATCGGCGGCCGCGGGCCGGCGCGATCACGACCGCGAGCTGACCGGCCGCGGACGGCGCGAGGCGGCGGCCCTGGGTGCCCGCTACGCCGGCGGCGGCGATCTCCCCGACCTGGTCGTTACCAGCACCGCGGCGCGTGCCGTGCAGACCGCCGAGTTGTGGGCGCAGGCGGCCGGGTTGCCGGCAACGGTGATCGTGCGCCGCGATGGGATCTACCTTGCGGAGGCGGAAGCCGTGTTGCGCCTGGTCCACGGCCTGGATGAGGCACTGCAGCGGGTGCTGCTGGTGGGGCACAATCCCACCTTCAGCGAGTTGGCCACCGGCCTGTCGCGGCGCTTCATCGCCCTGCCGACGTGCGCCATGGCCGTCCTGAGCGTCGTCGGCGCGTGGGCGGACGCCGGCGCCGCCTCCGCCCGCCTGCTGCGCATCGACCGCGGCCGGTAG
- a CDS encoding type II toxin-antitoxin system ParD family antitoxin, with translation MARNTSVTLGEHFSQFVDEQIKDGRFSNVSEVVRAGLRLLEDSETKQRALRAALLAGEASGPAVPLDWDEFLARKRAEHRDVTEVVPFLAVADMRASLAFYVDGLGFAMEGKWVDDGVLRWCRLRRGGGSLMLQQFRTSGHDARRFSANKGEGVVLCFFCADAVAFYRAVCEQGIAASEPQVGNAMWVTELTDPDGYRLLFESPTDVPEETRLSQLP, from the coding sequence GTGGCGAGAAACACGAGCGTGACGCTGGGCGAGCACTTCAGCCAATTCGTTGACGAGCAGATCAAGGATGGCCGTTTCAGCAACGTGAGCGAGGTGGTGCGCGCCGGCCTGCGACTGCTGGAGGATTCCGAGACGAAACAACGCGCCCTGCGCGCGGCGCTGCTTGCCGGCGAGGCGAGCGGGCCGGCGGTACCTTTGGATTGGGACGAGTTTCTGGCACGCAAGCGGGCCGAGCACCGGGACGTGACGGAGGTGGTGCCGTTCCTTGCAGTGGCGGACATGCGCGCCTCGCTGGCGTTCTACGTGGATGGGCTGGGGTTCGCCATGGAGGGCAAGTGGGTCGACGACGGCGTGCTGCGCTGGTGCCGGTTGCGCCGCGGCGGTGGGTCGCTCATGTTGCAGCAGTTCCGCACTTCCGGGCATGACGCGCGCCGGTTCAGCGCCAACAAGGGGGAGGGCGTGGTGTTGTGCTTCTTTTGCGCCGACGCCGTGGCCTTCTACCGGGCCGTGTGCGAACAAGGCATCGCCGCCAGCGAGCCGCAGGTGGGCAACGCCATGTGGGTCACCGAGCTGACCGATCCGGACGGGTACCGGCTGCTGTTCGAGAGCCCGACCGACGTGCCGGAGGAGACCAGGCTGTCGCAGCTTCCGTAA
- a CDS encoding ADP-ribosylglycohydrolase family protein: protein MQLPKDYADRVYAGVLGKIIGVYLGRPFEGWEFERIERELGEITDYVHERLGVPLIVTDDDISGTFTFIRALEDFAGGADISAADIGRTWLNYLIEERTVLWWGGLGNSTEHTAYLRLKHGVEAPRSGSIALNSKVVAEQIGAQIFIDGWAMVAPGDPELAAALAGKAGSVSHDGEAVYGAQVLAAMEAAAFTESDMDTLLDTGVRFIPADSVIARLISDLREWHAADGDDWRTSFGRIQGSYGYDKYGGNCHMVPNHAIIILALLAGGGDFAHSLMIANTCGWDTDCNSGNVGCLLGIRGGLDAIDAPTNGAGSGVGKWRGPVADRLYLPTADGGRCITDAVQQSYRLINLGRGLQGLDPLAPKHGARYHFSLPGSVQGFEPGGAATSVANEGGRLAVRFEGVDATNGAGASTATFIPMDADKVGGYQLLASPTLHPGQRVRARVDLDAAASGPVACRLWAKVVRSAEDTDMVASDPVELAPGAGVELAWVVPDTNGHPVAQVGVSAVAAPGAAASGTLYLDWLTWDGTPRTSLSRPKGAVSERPKFRVQPWWGRAWVNGASMFWPKDWAEPMRLIQNEGVGLAFQGNESWTDYRVTATMRIHMAKAGGIGARAGGMQRYYALLIGGDGVVRLVRHVNETVVLGEAPLANALYEQHRLTLEVDGSTIRGSVAGGPAIEATDDALHGGAVALIGEEGRVEYWDVDIEPV, encoded by the coding sequence ATGCAGCTACCAAAGGACTATGCGGATCGCGTCTATGCGGGCGTGTTGGGCAAGATCATCGGCGTCTACCTGGGGCGCCCGTTCGAGGGCTGGGAGTTCGAGCGCATCGAGCGCGAACTCGGCGAGATTACCGACTACGTGCACGAGCGGCTGGGGGTGCCGCTGATCGTCACCGACGACGACATCTCGGGCACGTTCACCTTCATTCGTGCGCTGGAGGACTTCGCCGGCGGGGCCGACATCAGTGCCGCCGACATCGGGCGCACCTGGCTCAACTACCTGATCGAGGAACGCACCGTGCTGTGGTGGGGCGGCCTCGGCAACTCCACCGAGCACACCGCCTACCTGCGCCTGAAGCACGGCGTGGAGGCGCCGCGCAGCGGCTCGATCGCCCTGAACAGCAAGGTGGTGGCGGAGCAGATCGGCGCCCAGATCTTCATCGACGGCTGGGCGATGGTGGCGCCGGGCGACCCGGAGCTGGCTGCGGCGCTGGCCGGCAAGGCGGGCAGCGTGAGCCACGACGGCGAAGCGGTGTACGGCGCCCAGGTGCTGGCGGCGATGGAGGCGGCGGCGTTCACGGAGTCGGACATGGATACCCTGCTGGACACCGGGGTGCGCTTCATTCCCGCCGATTCGGTGATCGCGCGCCTGATAAGCGACCTGCGCGAGTGGCACGCCGCCGACGGCGACGACTGGCGCACGAGCTTCGGGCGCATCCAGGGCAGCTACGGCTACGACAAGTACGGCGGCAACTGCCACATGGTGCCCAACCACGCGATCATCATCCTGGCCCTGCTGGCCGGCGGCGGCGACTTCGCCCATTCGCTGATGATCGCCAACACCTGCGGCTGGGACACCGACTGCAACTCCGGCAACGTCGGCTGCCTGCTTGGCATCCGCGGCGGCCTGGACGCGATCGACGCGCCCACGAATGGCGCCGGCAGCGGCGTCGGCAAGTGGCGCGGCCCGGTGGCGGACCGGCTCTACCTGCCCACCGCCGACGGCGGGCGCTGCATCACCGACGCGGTGCAGCAGTCGTACCGGCTGATCAACCTGGGCCGCGGCCTGCAGGGGCTCGATCCGCTGGCGCCCAAGCACGGGGCGCGCTACCACTTCTCGCTGCCCGGCTCCGTGCAGGGGTTCGAGCCGGGCGGTGCGGCCACCTCGGTAGCCAACGAAGGCGGCCGGCTCGCGGTGCGCTTCGAGGGCGTCGATGCCACCAACGGCGCCGGCGCGTCGACCGCCACCTTCATTCCCATGGACGCCGACAAGGTGGGCGGCTACCAGCTCCTGGCATCGCCGACCCTGCACCCGGGGCAGCGCGTACGCGCGCGGGTGGACCTGGACGCCGCCGCGAGCGGCCCGGTGGCGTGCCGGCTGTGGGCCAAGGTGGTGCGCTCGGCGGAAGACACCGACATGGTGGCCTCCGATCCGGTGGAGCTGGCCCCCGGCGCCGGCGTCGAGCTGGCCTGGGTGGTGCCCGACACCAACGGCCACCCGGTTGCCCAGGTCGGCGTGTCCGCGGTCGCCGCCCCCGGGGCCGCCGCATCGGGTACGCTGTACCTGGACTGGCTGACCTGGGACGGCACCCCGCGCACGAGCCTGTCGCGGCCGAAGGGCGCCGTGAGCGAGCGCCCCAAGTTTCGCGTGCAACCGTGGTGGGGGCGGGCCTGGGTGAACGGCGCCTCCATGTTCTGGCCCAAGGACTGGGCGGAGCCGATGCGGCTGATCCAGAACGAGGGGGTCGGACTGGCGTTTCAGGGCAACGAGAGCTGGACCGACTACCGGGTCACCGCCACCATGCGCATCCACATGGCCAAGGCGGGCGGCATCGGCGCCCGCGCCGGCGGCATGCAGCGCTACTACGCGCTGCTGATCGGCGGCGACGGCGTGGTGCGCCTGGTGCGCCACGTCAACGAAACGGTGGTGCTCGGCGAAGCGCCGCTGGCCAACGCGCTCTACGAACAGCACCGGCTCACGCTGGAGGTGGATGGCTCCACCATTCGCGGCTCCGTCGCCGGCGGGCCGGCCATCGAGGCCACCGACGATGCGCTGCACGGCGGTGCGGTCGCCCTGATCGGCGAGGAGGGTCGCGTCGAGTACTGGGACGTCGATATCGAACCGGTGTAG
- a CDS encoding aspartate aminotransferase family protein, with protein sequence MQHATKTQFLERDQRHLIHPIHSRNVHADGHVWVRGHGAVMEDADGNEYLDGLSGLWNVVAGHGRTELADAAAGQMSTLAYCSAYAGSSSPPAIELAERLAGITYPSINRFFFTSGGGESSETSFKLARSYWKLRGKPHKTKVISRQWGYHGVTLAAMSATGIATYWPAFEPRVPGFIHIPSPYPYRYEAPPGVSQGVAAADELERAILREGADTVAMFLAEPVQGAGGVIVPQDDYFPRIREICDRYDVLFAADEVITGFGRTGKLFALDHWGVQPDMMQFAKAVTSGYFPLGGVGVNDAIAEVLDGASGPWMHAYTYSAHPTGCAVALRTIDIILDEDFPGQAAVKGDRLLAGLTDALAGHPHVGDVRGKGLMCAVEIVRDRATKEEFPAADNVGNRVHAAAQARGLFSRVRGDVFPLAPPVVTSEQQLDRMVEILRDSVHEVLPA encoded by the coding sequence GTGCAGCACGCAACGAAGACCCAGTTCCTGGAGCGCGACCAGCGCCACCTGATTCATCCGATCCACAGCCGCAACGTCCATGCCGACGGCCACGTGTGGGTGCGCGGCCACGGCGCGGTGATGGAAGACGCCGACGGCAACGAGTACCTGGACGGCCTGTCTGGGCTCTGGAACGTGGTGGCCGGCCACGGGCGCACCGAGCTGGCGGACGCGGCCGCCGGGCAGATGAGCACCCTCGCCTACTGCTCCGCCTACGCCGGCAGCTCCAGCCCGCCCGCCATCGAGCTGGCTGAACGACTGGCCGGGATCACCTACCCGTCGATCAACCGGTTCTTCTTCACCTCCGGCGGCGGCGAGTCGAGCGAGACCTCGTTCAAGCTCGCGCGCTCCTACTGGAAGCTGCGCGGCAAGCCGCACAAGACCAAGGTGATCTCGCGCCAGTGGGGCTACCACGGGGTGACGCTGGCCGCAATGAGCGCCACCGGCATCGCCACCTACTGGCCCGCGTTCGAGCCGCGCGTGCCCGGCTTCATCCACATTCCGTCGCCCTACCCGTACCGCTACGAGGCCCCGCCGGGAGTGAGCCAGGGAGTGGCGGCCGCCGACGAGCTGGAGCGCGCGATCCTGCGCGAAGGCGCGGACACGGTGGCGATGTTCCTGGCCGAGCCGGTACAGGGCGCGGGCGGAGTAATCGTGCCGCAGGACGACTACTTCCCGCGCATCCGGGAGATCTGCGACCGCTACGACGTGCTGTTTGCGGCCGACGAGGTGATCACCGGCTTCGGGCGCACCGGCAAGCTGTTCGCCCTGGACCACTGGGGCGTGCAGCCGGACATGATGCAGTTCGCCAAGGCGGTGACCTCAGGCTACTTCCCACTGGGCGGCGTCGGCGTGAACGACGCGATCGCCGAGGTGCTGGACGGCGCCTCCGGGCCGTGGATGCACGCCTACACGTACAGCGCCCACCCGACCGGCTGCGCGGTGGCGCTGCGCACCATCGATATCATTCTGGACGAAGACTTCCCGGGGCAGGCCGCCGTCAAGGGCGACCGCCTGCTGGCCGGCCTCACCGATGCGCTGGCCGGCCATCCGCACGTCGGCGACGTGCGCGGCAAGGGGCTGATGTGCGCCGTGGAGATCGTACGCGACAGGGCTACCAAGGAGGAGTTTCCCGCCGCCGACAACGTGGGCAACCGGGTGCACGCCGCCGCCCAGGCGCGCGGCCTGTTCAGCCGCGTGCGCGGCGACGTGTTCCCGCTGGCGCCGCCGGTGGTCACCAGCGAACAGCAACTCGACCGCATGGTGGAGATCCTGCGCGACTCCGTGCACGAGGTACTGCCCGCCTAG
- a CDS encoding SDR family NAD(P)-dependent oxidoreductase yields the protein MEPNNGSGRLAGKVAIVTGGGAREGTELGTGRASAVAMAREGARVLVADLHQENAERTVAEIRAEGGEAEAFAADVSQSEQCAAMAAAAVERFGALHVLMNNCGIGGTSGTVSGMDEAILERSLDVNLKSAIYSSKHAIPHMAAAGGGSIINVSSVDGLTAGMMTNAPYGIAKGALHMLTKTTAVYHGREGIRANCIAPGHLHAAFTDKFPDRTRDLRRRAGPLGTEGTAWDIAWTAVFLASDEARWISGVVLPVDGGLLAAAPLTAYAYIEDVKYL from the coding sequence ATGGAACCGAACAATGGAAGTGGCCGACTGGCCGGCAAGGTGGCGATCGTCACCGGCGGCGGGGCGCGGGAAGGGACCGAGCTGGGCACCGGGCGCGCCAGCGCGGTAGCGATGGCGCGCGAGGGAGCACGGGTGCTGGTCGCCGACCTGCACCAGGAGAACGCGGAACGGACGGTGGCGGAGATCCGCGCTGAGGGCGGCGAGGCGGAGGCATTCGCCGCCGACGTGTCGCAGAGCGAACAGTGCGCCGCCATGGCCGCGGCCGCGGTCGAGCGCTTCGGCGCCCTGCACGTGCTTATGAACAACTGCGGGATAGGCGGCACCAGCGGCACCGTGAGTGGTATGGACGAGGCGATCCTGGAGCGCAGCCTGGACGTCAATCTCAAGAGCGCCATCTATTCCAGCAAGCATGCCATCCCACACATGGCGGCGGCGGGCGGCGGATCGATCATCAACGTGTCGTCCGTCGACGGCCTCACCGCCGGCATGATGACCAACGCCCCGTACGGGATCGCCAAGGGCGCGTTGCACATGCTGACCAAGACCACCGCGGTGTACCACGGGCGCGAGGGGATCCGCGCCAATTGCATCGCACCGGGGCACCTGCACGCCGCGTTCACCGACAAGTTCCCGGACCGCACCCGCGACCTGCGCCGGCGTGCCGGTCCGCTCGGCACCGAGGGCACCGCCTGGGACATCGCCTGGACGGCGGTGTTCCTGGCCAGCGACGAAGCGCGCTGGATCTCGGGCGTGGTGCTGCCGGTGGACGGCGGCCTGCTCGCCGCCGCACCGCTCACCGCGTACGCCTACATCGAGGACGTCAAGTACCTGTAG